One stretch of Siphonobacter curvatus DNA includes these proteins:
- a CDS encoding asparagine synthetase B, with product MRTFGIICFLGLLACTTSWANSLLIPMDAQQTNHLKAYGLAYRELKADREIDWLLNYRGGSFLMQYSKELDLECKLRGVSYEVISDAAVTTLLQSITNPNANMDVVKLYKAARIVVYSPIKVSKATFEDTDAVLLVLNYAEIPYEVVYDEEILRGDLHLYDWLHLHHEDFTGQFGRNRRRMSADDMLAQKKIAEKYHFAKVSQLKLEVARNIKEFCAGGGYLFAMCSGTESLDVALAAEGLDIVPSVFDGDGVDPQAQGKLDFSKTIAFDNFELELSDEDYPGMSFSNINASSGYGWGDDTYFSLFDFSAKWDVIPAMLVQNHETTIREFFGQTSAFNKATVKPSVLVLGQSKSTYRYLYGELGRGQFTFYSGHDPEGQRGFHRTPTDLNLHPNSPGYRLILNNVLFPSARKKKRKT from the coding sequence ATGAGGACATTCGGGATTATCTGTTTTTTAGGGCTACTGGCATGTACCACTAGCTGGGCCAACTCGCTGCTGATTCCCATGGATGCCCAGCAGACCAATCATCTCAAAGCGTACGGGCTGGCGTACCGCGAGTTAAAAGCCGATCGGGAGATAGACTGGCTGCTCAATTATCGGGGTGGTAGTTTTCTGATGCAATATTCGAAGGAACTGGATCTAGAATGTAAACTTCGCGGCGTTTCGTACGAAGTCATTTCCGACGCGGCGGTGACTACCCTACTCCAGTCAATTACGAATCCGAACGCGAATATGGACGTGGTGAAGCTATACAAAGCCGCCCGTATTGTCGTGTATAGCCCCATCAAAGTAAGTAAAGCGACCTTCGAGGATACCGATGCCGTATTGCTGGTGCTTAACTACGCCGAGATTCCCTACGAAGTCGTGTATGACGAGGAAATCCTGCGGGGTGACCTACACCTCTACGACTGGCTACACCTCCACCACGAAGATTTTACGGGCCAGTTTGGTCGGAATCGCCGCCGTATGAGTGCAGACGATATGCTGGCTCAGAAGAAAATTGCGGAGAAGTACCACTTTGCGAAAGTCTCGCAACTGAAGCTGGAAGTTGCCCGAAACATCAAGGAATTTTGTGCCGGTGGGGGTTATCTCTTTGCCATGTGCTCGGGTACCGAATCACTGGACGTGGCTCTGGCCGCCGAAGGACTCGACATTGTCCCCTCCGTATTCGACGGTGACGGCGTAGACCCGCAGGCTCAAGGAAAACTGGATTTCAGTAAGACCATTGCCTTCGATAATTTCGAACTGGAGCTTTCCGACGAAGATTACCCGGGCATGTCCTTTTCCAATATCAACGCTTCTTCGGGGTACGGCTGGGGGGATGATACGTATTTTTCCCTGTTCGATTTTTCGGCTAAGTGGGACGTGATCCCAGCCATGCTCGTTCAGAATCACGAAACTACCATCCGTGAATTTTTCGGACAGACGAGTGCGTTCAATAAAGCTACGGTCAAACCCAGCGTACTCGTCTTAGGTCAAAGCAAATCTACGTACCGCTACCTATACGGCGAGCTAGGCCGGGGTCAGTTTACCTTTTATAGCGGTCACGACCCGGAAGGTCAACGCGGTTTTCATCGGACTCCTACCGATTTGAACTTACACCCCAACTCACCGGGTTATCGGCTGATTTTGAATAACGTACTCTTTCCTTCGGCTCGGAAAAAGAAACGGAAGACCTAA